A single Nomascus leucogenys isolate Asia chromosome 14, Asia_NLE_v1, whole genome shotgun sequence DNA region contains:
- the C1QTNF1 gene encoding complement C1q tumor necrosis factor-related protein 1 has translation MGSRGQGLLLAYCLLLAFASGLVLSRVPHVQGEQQEWEGTEELPSPPDHAERAEEQHEKYRPSQDEGLPASRCLRCCDPGTSMYPATAVPQINITILKGEKGDRGDRGLQGKYGKTGSAGARGHTGPKGQKGSMGAPGERCKSHYAAFSVGRKKPMHSNHYYQTVIFDTEFVNLYGHFNMFTGKFYCYVPGIYFFSLNVHTWNQKETYLHIMKNEEEVAILFAQVGDRSIMQSQSLMLELREQDQVWVRLYKGERENAIFSEELDTYITFSGYLVKHATEP, from the exons ATGGGCTCCCGTGGACAGGGACTCTTGCTGGCGTACTGCCTGCTCCTGGCCTTTGCCTCTGGCCTGGTCCTGAGTCGTGTGCCCCATGTCCAGGGGGAACAGCAGGAGTGGGAAGGGACTGAGGAGCTGCCATCCCCTCCGGACCATGCCGAGAG GGCTGAAGAACAACATGAAAAATACAGGCCCAGTCAGGACGAGGGGCTCCCTGCTTCCCGGTGCTTGCGCTGCTGTGACCCCGGTACCTCCATGTACCCGGCGACCGCAGTGCCCCAGATCAACATCACTATCTTGAAAG GGGAGAAGGGTGACCGCGGAGATCGAGGCCTCCAAGGGAAATATGGCAAAACAGGCTCAGCAGGGGCCAGGGGCCACACTGGACCCAAAGGGCAGAAGGGCTCCATGGGGGCCCCCGGGGAGCGGTGCAAGAGCCACTACGCCGCCTTCTCGGTGGGCCGGAAGAAGCCCATGCACAGCAACCACTACTACCAGACGGTGATCTTCGACACGGAATTCGTGAACCTCTACGGCCACTTCAACATGTTCACCGGCAAGTTCTACTGCTACGTGCCCGGCATCTACTTCTTCAGCCTCAACGTGCACACCTGGAACCAGAAGGAGACGTACctgcacatcatgaagaatgaggAGGAGGTGGCGATCTTGTTCGCGCAGGTGGGCGACCGCAGCATCATGCAAAGCCAGAGCCTGATGCTGGAGCTGCGGGAGCAGGACCAGGTGTGGGTGCGCCTCTACAAGGGCGAACGCGAGAACGCCATCTTCAGCGAGGAGCTGGACACCTACATCACCTTCAGTGGCTACCTGGTCAAGCACGCCACCGAGCCCTAG